The following nucleotide sequence is from Candidatus Bipolaricaulis sibiricus.
TGGCGAGGGCCCCAAAATCCGCCCCCGGTTCGTTCACTCGGGCTAGAAGCTCATCCGCCAGACGGGCCTCCCGGACGAGGATGTGCCCGGCCCGGATCTTCTCCGGTTCGGTCTGGTAACGATCCCGATTCGCCTCGAAGTAGGCGGCGAGCTCGGCGTCGGTCGGCTCCACGGGCCCCACCGCGAGCTGCCGGACGCGTTCCTCGCGCAGCTGCGTCTCTTGGCCTTTGGCGAGATCCTTCTTGTAGGCATCGAGCGTCATGCCCTGGAACCTCAGGATCTCCTCCAGTTGCTTCTCGGTAAGCCCGTACTGGGCAAGAAGAGCCTGGTACTGGGCCTCCACGGCTCGGTCGATCTCGGCCTTGGCGATCGTCACGCGCAGCTCCCGTGCCGCCTGGTCGAGGATCACCATTCGCACGATCTCTTCGGCGGCTTGGGCCACGTACGGCAGACGTCGGTACGCACCCTCCACCCCTTGAAGGAAGGACTCGAAGTCGAGTCCGTACATCGCATAGAGCTGCTTGTAGTAGTCGATGACGCTGGCGTACGTCAGCGAGAAATCCTGACGGGACGTCTTGCGGCCGTCCACAGTGAGGACGGTCTCAGCGGCGCTGCCGGGTGGTGGCGATGAAAGCAGCCTCAGGCCCCCTGCCACGACGATCGAGGCGACGAACCCGATCACCAACACCCAGATGATGGTCTTCTGATGCCGTTTGAAGAATCGGTTCATGGATCCTTGTCCCCCTGCTTTTCCTTGATCATCCGCTTGAGTTGCTGTCCGGCTGACCAGACACCGCCTGCGAGTCCCAGAACGATGCCCGCGACCCGACCCGCCCGGCCGCCGCCCAGGGCGTCCAAGCCGTACCCCAGGCCGAGACCCACCAGCGCCCCTCCCAGCACCGTGAACCCCAGTTGACCCACCAGGGCCAACCCGGCCAGCGCCTCACGGTAGGGTTCAAATGTCTTGCCACTCCTCGGGTTGGGGGGCACGGGCCTCCGTGGGAGGTGGGGGGGCATCGGCTCGACGACGCGGGCGCAGGGCGGGCACCGGGGTTCGCGAGCGGACGGTGAACCGGATGCCCGTTCTCGTCTCGTCACTGACCTCCACGTCCACAAACGACGGGACGAAGTAGAGATCCACTCCGCTGGGAGCGACATACCCCCGGGCGATGGCGATGCACTTGACAGCTTGGTTCACGGCCTTCGGGCCAATGGCTTGCAGCTCGGCCATGCCCTCCTCGCGAAACGTGTTCGCAAGCGCTCCCGCTGCCAGTCCGACCTCTGAGGTTGACGCGATCTTGAGCACGTTCATCGTCCCCTCCTCACCGCGCGGTGTCGACGAATTGGGCTTGACGGACGACAGTCACCTTGATCTCTCCGGGATACTGGACCTGCTCTTCGATCCGACGGGCAATATCATACGCAAGCTTCGCTGCCATGTCATCCGTCGTCTTCTCGGGCCGCACAATGACCCGAACCTCGCGGCCAGCTTGGATCGCGTAGGCCTCCTTGACCAGTGGGTACGCGGTCGCGATCTTCTCCAACTCCTCAAGGCGTTGGCAGTACCGCTCGTACGTCTCTTGTCGGGCTCCTGGCCGAGCTGCGGACAGGGTGTCTGCAGCCTGCACGAGGACCGCGGTCACCGTCGCCGGATCAGCTTGTCCGTGGTGGGCAGCGATTGCGTTCACGATCGGCCAAGGTTCCCCTGCCCGGCGGGCCAGATCCGCCCCGATGAGGGCATGCGGCCCCTCTACGTCGTGATCCACCGCCTTGCCGATGTCGTGCAGGAGTCCCGCCCGCTTGGCGGGCTTGGGATCGATCCCGATCTCCTCGGCCAGCAAGCGAGCGATGAAGCTCACCTCCAGGGCGTGCTGGAGCTGATTCTGACCGTAGCTGGTGCGGAAGTGAAGACGACCCAGAAGTTGGATGAGGTCGCTTGGGAGCTCGATGCCGACTTCGAACGCGGCTTTCTCCCCTGCCTCGAGGATCGCTTCCTCAACCCGGTCCTTCGCCTTGCGTACCGTCTCCTCGATCCGCGCGGGGTGGATTCGTCCATCCTCGAGAAGCTTCTCTAGCGCCACCCGTGCCACCTCGCGTCGCACGGGGTGGAACGAGGACAGGACTACGGCCTCCGGGGTGTCGTCGACGAGGACCTCGATTCCCGTGAGCGCCTCGAACGCTCGGATGTTGCGGCCGTCGCGGCCGATGATCCGGCCTTTGTACTCATCGTTGGGGAGGGGAACGGTGGTGACGGTTGCCTCCTCCGCGTAGTCAAGCGCGTATCGTTGGACCGCGTTCGCGAGGATTCGGCGAGCGCGCCGCTCTGCCTCCTGGGTTGTGCGTCGCTCCACCTCGCTGATCTTGCGCGCGAAGTAGCGTTCCGACTCAGCCTCTACCAGCTTCAAGAGGTACTCCTTGGCTTCCTCCTCGGTGAGGCCGGTGAGCCGCTCGAGGAGAGCCTGCTCCTCGGCGAGAAGCTCGCGGCCCGTCTCGAGGAGGTGGACAACCTCAGCTTCGTCCTGGCGGATCGAGGCCTCGATTGCCTCCAGATGCTGGGCCTTCTTTCCCAGGCGCTCCTCGCGCTGGCGAAGCCGTTCCTCGAGCTGGGCGAGCTCGGCTTCCTTCTTTCGCAGCCGCTCCTCTTCCCTCTCCCGTAGCTCCTCGACTTCGTGCTGGGTGAGCAGGAGGCGTTCGCGGTGCATGCGCTCCGCCTCGCCGCGGGCTTCGCTGAGGATCACCTCGGCCCGCCGGCTGACCTGCCGTTGACGGAGGCGGTTCAGGAACAGACCCAGGAAGATTCCGGCGACGAGCGCCCCCACGACCCCGACGATGAGCGGCCACGGAACAGACACGGGGGGGGGAACAGGCGAAGGCCCTGCTTGGGCCTGGGCCCACGCCGGGACTGCCCAACCCACCATCGCTATCCATGCGATCCAGGACATTCGGTGATCTCCTCTCGTTCGGATCACTTTATTCTCTGCGTCTGCGTTTCTCAACCAGAAGCGCCAGCGCGGCGGGAAGGAACGTAACGCTCCACAGCAGCGTGAACCCAAGACCGAGCAGGGCGGAGGTGCCAAGCAGCCGGAGCCCAGGTGTGTGGGCAGCGAGAAGGGCCCCGAATGAAGCCATCGTTGTGAGCGAGCTCACGGCGATCGGGACAGTGCTCGCGGCGGCCCCACGGACTGCAGCGTCGCCCCCTGCGGCGCGTTCTTCCTTCACCCGGTGTAGTAGGTGCACGGCGCTGTCCACTCCAATTCCGATCAGAAGGGGCGAGATGACGATGTTGGTGAAATTGAACGGGATCTCGAGCAGCGTCATCCCGGCCAGCATCCACACGTATCCCATCCCGAGCGGAGCGAGAGCCAGTGCGGCCTCGACCGGTCGCGGGAAGTCGCGCCACACGAGGAGGAAGATGAACACCACCGCGAGAGCGGTGGAGAGGAGGAAGTCCCGTCTCATGTACGACTCGAGCTGGGCCGTGACCTCAGGAAGACCGAACCGATCGACCTTCACCGTGTCGTCGAGCCAGTCGAGGAACGTCCGCAGGTTGTGACCCTGGTAGATCGACTTCAGCACCCGACCCTCGATCACGAAGTTGCCGGTCCGAGTGATGAACTGGGCGCGCATCTCCGCTGGGAGCAGGTCGAGGATCTCGGCGATCAGCTCCCGCTCAGAAGGCAGTCTCGCCACCTCTTCCACGAGTTCCTTCAGTGCTTCCAGATCGACCACCATCGCGGCCAGCCGAACCCGGTCGTCCGCCGCGTCCATCGTCTCCAGTTCGAGCAGAAGTCTAACCAGATCGTCAATCCCTTGGGACAAAGCGGCGGCCCGCTCGAACTGCCCCTGCAGGAGGGCGGACAACTCGAGCTGCGCGGCGTCGACGATCAGGTTGTTCAACGCGGCGAGGGTCGTGTTCCATTGGTCAAGCCACCTTTGGAGCTCTGTCACACCCTCCAGGACCTCCGCTGCCGGCAGGTTCAGGATCGAGACCTCGCCACCGAGGAGCTCCGTCGGGAGGAGCCTGCGCACGGAGGATACCGAGTGAACGAGCGGGTGGCTGGCCAAGGCCTTCTCCACGGCGGCGATCTCATCTGCGCTCTCGACGAAGAAGCGAAAGGTGTCGCCGAGCCAAACGTCGCCCGCGAACTCGCGGGCGACCGTCTGGAAGGCGACCTGAGACGGGGTCACCGGGGCCAGCTGATCGGAGACAAAGCGGAACTGCACGCGACTGGCTTGGGTCACGATCGCCGCGGTGAGGATGAGCGCCACCGCCACCACGCCTGGCCGGAGGCGCAGGAAGCGCCTGAACACCGGCTGGAGGGCGGTCGTGGAGGCGATGGGCCTCTGTCGCAGTCTGCCGCCGTTTCGTGCTGTCACGGCGACCAGGGCCGGGGTGAGGAAAAAGGTCGTGGCGAGCGACATCAGGATCCCGACTCCGGTGATGGCTCCCATCTCCCGCAGCGCGCTCGAGTGGGACAGCAGGAGACAGGTGAACACCACAGCCGTGGTTGCCGCAGCGGTGAGGCACGCTCCACCTTTGGTGCGAACGGCTGTGATCAAGGCGGGTTTCGCCTTCAGGCCCTTTGCGCGCTCTTCCACGTAACGGGACAGGATGTGGACCGAGTAGTCGATGCCCAGCCCGAGGATGAGCGCGGGCAGGAACACGGTCAGCAGGTTGAACCCCCCCACCGCCAGCTTGGCCCATGCCATCGTGAACAGGGCGGACACCAGCACCGGCAGCACCGCTGCCAGGCACAGCAGCGGGCTGGCGAACGCGCCTAGCACGAGCACGAACACCGCGATCGAGGACACGATGGTCACCAGACCCATGTCGCGCCGGATCATCTCGTCGGCCTCCACGGTCGTGACGTAGGTTCCCGTGATGCCGGCGGTAACCCCGAGCTCGTTCAGGTCTACTCGGGACACTGCCTCCCGCACGGTGCGGGTCACGGCCTGGTTGTAAGGCAACGACTCGAACGGGCGACGCGTGGGCCAGATCTGCAGGACCAACCGAGTACGATCGCGTGACAGAATCAGCTCTCCGGTCGCGAGAGAAGCCTCTGAGGCGATGACCTTCCGAGCCATCGCGGCTGCCTCGGCCAGCAGGTCCTGCTGGGCGAGGATGCGCTCGAGGAGCCCACGGGCTTCGCGGGCGGTGGTCGTGAGCGCGGTGAGCGTGCTCCGGATCGTGGGCGCGTCTGCAGTCGGGAGAGCCCCGACAGTGATCAGCATGTCGCCGGGTGGGCGAACGATCGGCGCTGTGGTGAACTCCGCCTGGACTTCACGGCCGATCTGGCGCATTCGATCGAGCTCCTCGGCGGAGAGGGTGCGAAAGATGGTCATTGCCGGCGGGACAGCGATGCCTGCTCCGGCTCGGTAGGAGGCCGACACGAGGTCCGACGAGCCATCGAGGGGCAGCTCCGCAATCACGCGTTCTGCCGCTGCGACGAGGATTCGTTCGCGCTCGGCTCCGTCGGCAGGGGGAGAACGGAGCGTGAACACGACGGCGATCACGTCCGTGCTGGCCATGTCCTGCTCCACGGCCTGGAACTTCTTCACCAAAGGATCGTCCCGGGGCAACAGGTCGAGGTAAGCGGTTCGGATCGGGAAATCCCGGATGTACAGGTACGCGACGGCGGTCAGAACGGCGAACAAGGCGATGACCGCAGCCGGCCACCGTGTGGACACACGCCCCACGGCGGCAAGCAGGCGATCCCGCAGCCCCGCGGGGTCAGCGCGCTTGGGCTCTTTCCCCGGACGGTGTGCGGATTGTGATCGCATAGCCCGTGAGCTTGGCCGCCAGCTCCACATTGTGGCCATCGCGGCCGATGGCGAGCGAGATGTCGCTGCCCGGCACGGTGACCGTGGCCGTTCGGGCCGGCTCGTCGAGCTCGAGCTCCAGCGTGCTGGCGGGAGCGAGGGCACCTCGGATGACCTGGCGCACATCCTCGTTCCAGCGCACGATGTCCACCTTCTCCCCCGACAGCTCTCGGCTGACGGCCCGAATGCGGCTGCCGCCAGGTCCGATGCAACTTCCCACGGGGTCAATACGCGGGTCCACACCCCGCACGAGCACCTTCGACTTCACCCCAGCCACGCGCGCCACCTTCACCACCTCGAGCATCCCCTGCTCCAGCTCCGGGACCTCCAGGGCGAGAAGTCGTGCCACGAAGTCGGGATGGGCACGCGAAACGTAGATCCGAGGATCCCCTTGGGTCCGTTCCACCTGGTAGAGGTAGGTGCGCAGGCGACGGCCTGGCACATAGCGTTCGGTGGGCAGGCGCTCCTCGCTTGGGAGGAGGGCCTCCACCTCCCCCAGGTTGATCCACACGTCGCGGCCTTCGAAGCGATGCACGAAGCCGTTCAGGATCTCCCCGATGCGGGAGGCGTACATTTCATAGAGGCCTTCGCGGCGGTGGCGGAGGATCTCACGGCGGAAGAAATCCTCGGCCCGGCGGGATTCGATGCGGCCCAACTCCTTGACGAGATCGAACCGCTTTCCGTTGACCGACACGTCCCCGGACCGGCGGTCGATGCTCACTGCGGGGGGTTCCTCGCCCCCGAACTTCGTCTGGTAGGCCGCGGCGATGGCCTTCTCCATGGCGCTGAACGCCACTTCGCGGTCGATGCCCCGGGCGCGGGCCATCTCCTCGATGGCCTCGAGAAAGTCGATGTTCATCGGTTATCCTGTTCCTGTTCGTAGATGAGATGGGCTTGCACGACTCGCGCAAACGGGACCTCCAACTCGGTCCCGGCGTGGGTGACCGCGACTGCGTCGGCCTCGACGCGTGCCAGTCGGCCCCGCAGTATGCCGTCCGGTCTGAGCTTCATCTCGACCAGCTTCCCCACGGCTCGGGCGTAGTGCTCAGGGCGCCACAGGGGACGCTCCAGCCCCGGGGACGAGACCTCGAGGAGGTAGGAACCCGGCAACGGGTCAGCCTCATCGAGAAGGATCTCGATGGCCCTACTGGCCCGCGCGCAGTCGTCCACGGTCACCCCGCCGGGACGATCCACCTGCACCTTCAGCTGGCTGCGCCTCCCCAGGCGCTGGAGCTGCCAGTGGTAGACCTCCACTCCGGCCTGGGCTGCACCTTGGCGCACGAGTGCATCGAGCTTTTCCTGAACCCCCTCCATGTCCGCGATTATACTTGTCGTCGATGACGGGCACAACGAGCGGAACGCGTAGAGATCGCATCATCGTGACGGAAGGCGAGGATGGGGAGCGGCTCGATCGACTTCTGGCGCGGCGGTTGGGCGTCTCCCGTTCGCAGGCCCAATCGCTTCTCGTTGACGGCGCGGTCCGCGTCGAGGGGGGGGCACCTGTTCAGTCCCGACGCATGCGGACCGGGGAGTCGATCGAAGTGGCGTGGAGCGGACCCGGGATCAGCCCGACTCCGTGCACGCTGCCGATCCTCTACGAGGACGACGATCTGGTGGTGGTGAACAAGCCCCGTGGTCTTGCCGTTCACCCGGCGGGGCAGAGGCCGGTGGCGACTGTGGTGTCTGCGCTTCTCTCCCGGGGCCCGCTCGCCCCGGGTGCTCCCGGACGGCCTGGCGTCGTTCACCGCTTGGATGCCGCGACGACGGGCACCCTTGTGGTGGCGAAGACGCCGGCGGCACTGCGCGGAATGATGGATCAGTTTCGTGATCGTGCGGTGAAGAAGGAGTACCTGGCGGTGGTTCATGGCGCGATCGACGCCGACGAAGGGACGATTGACGGTCGGTTGGAGCGTGATGCAGCACGGCCCTGGAGAATGCGGGTGGGAGGAACGAAGGACGCCCGCACGGAGTTCTCTGTGGTCTGCCGCCGGGCGGGGCAGACCTTGCTCTCAGTTCGGCCCCACACCGGACGAACCCATCAGATCCGCGTGCACCTGGCAGCGATCGGTCACCCCGTGGTAGGGGATCGCCTGTACGGAGGCGGTCAGGAACCGCTTCTTCTCCATGCCTGGCGGATCGGATTCTGCCACCCGACTACGGGAGTCTGGGTGGACTGTGAGGCGCCACCGCCGCCCGAGTTCGCGCGGTGGCTCGACGCACGAGGTAGTACGTTGCGGCAATGAACTGACCGCCGACGGCAGCCCAGAACACGCCGAGGGCGCGAGGGGTGAGGAGGAGAAGTCCCGCCGCCAGGGCGGAGAGCACTGCCGCGGCCTTTCCCGGCCACTCGGCTATGAACTCCCGCCGTCGTCCCCAGAGGACAAGCGCGCCCAACGCCATCCCCAGCTGGGGAAGGAAGAACAGCCCCCACCCGAGGAGTGGAACCCTCCCCACGGCGGCGAGGGAGGAAATGAGACCGAGGTAGAATGCCTTGTCCACCACGGGGTCAAGCAGCTGCCCGACCACCGTGACCTGGTGGCTCCTCCGTGCCACCCACCCGTCGAGCACGTCCGTGGCCAGGGCAACCCCGAACAACGCCAGCGCGGCAGCCCACGCGCCTCCGAGCACAGCGACGACGGTCGGCGCCACGAGCACGCCCCGCAGGACAGTGAGCGCGTTGGCAAGCGTCATCCCGCGAATGGTACCCGGCGATCGCGAGCGGGCCAACCTGGGCAGATCGGGTACCATTACGCGTGGCAACACCACATCACAATGAGGTGAATGCATGCGCAAGGTCAAGGTTATCATCATGGGAGCGGCCGGCCGGGACTTTCACAATTTCAACGTCTTGTTCAGGGACGACGAAGCCTACGAGGTGGTGGCGTTCACGGCGACCCAGATCCCCGGGATCGAAGGACGTCGCTATCCCCCTGAACTGGCGGGCCGGCTCTACCCCAACGGGATACCGATCGAACCAGAGGGGAGGCTCTCCGACCTCGTGCGCGAGCAGGAGGTCGACCGCGTGGTGTTTGCGTACTCCGATGTTTCGCACCAGCACGTGATGGAGCGGGCGGCGACCGCACTTGCAGCGGGGGCTGACTTCTGGCTCCTGAGCCCTCGCGCCACCCAGCTGCGGGCCAAGAGGCCTGTGGTCGCCGTGTGCGCGGTGCGCACCGGGGCGGGCAAGTCTCAGACCACGCGCAGAGTTGC
It contains:
- a CDS encoding Ribonuclease Y: MSWIAWIAMVGWAVPAWAQAQAGPSPVPPPVSVPWPLIVGVVGALVAGIFLGLFLNRLRQRQVSRRAEVILSEARGEAERMHRERLLLTQHEVEELREREEERLRKKEAELAQLEERLRQREERLGKKAQHLEAIEASIRQDEAEVVHLLETGRELLAEEQALLERLTGLTEEEAKEYLLKLVEAESERYFARKISEVERRTTQEAERRARRILANAVQRYALDYAEEATVTTVPLPNDEYKGRIIGRDGRNIRAFEALTGIEVLVDDTPEAVVLSSFHPVRREVARVALEKLLEDGRIHPARIEETVRKAKDRVEEAILEAGEKAAFEVGIELPSDLIQLLGRLHFRTSYGQNQLQHALEVSFIARLLAEEIGIDPKPAKRAGLLHDIGKAVDHDVEGPHALIGADLARRAGEPWPIVNAIAAHHGQADPATVTAVLVQAADTLSAARPGARQETYERYCQRLEELEKIATAYPLVKEAYAIQAGREVRVIVRPEKTTDDMAAKLAYDIARRIEEQVQYPGEIKVTVVRQAQFVDTAR
- a CDS encoding Bacterial ribosome SSU maturation protein RimP; this translates as MEGVQEKLDALVRQGAAQAGVEVYHWQLQRLGRRSQLKVQVDRPGGVTVDDCARASRAIEILLDEADPLPGSYLLEVSSPGLERPLWRPEHYARAVGKLVEMKLRPDGILRGRLARVEADAVAVTHAGTELEVPFARVVQAHLIYEQEQDNR
- a CDS encoding Transcription termination protein NusA produces the protein MNIDFLEAIEEMARARGIDREVAFSAMEKAIAAAYQTKFGGEEPPAVSIDRRSGDVSVNGKRFDLVKELGRIESRRAEDFFRREILRHRREGLYEMYASRIGEILNGFVHRFEGRDVWINLGEVEALLPSEERLPTERYVPGRRLRTYLYQVERTQGDPRIYVSRAHPDFVARLLALEVPELEQGMLEVVKVARVAGVKSKVLVRGVDPRIDPVGSCIGPGGSRIRAVSRELSGEKVDIVRWNEDVRQVIRGALAPASTLELELDEPARTATVTVPGSDISLAIGRDGHNVELAAKLTGYAITIRTPSGERAQAR
- a CDS encoding Ribosomal large subunit pseudouridine synthase D, with product MTGTTSGTRRDRIIVTEGEDGERLDRLLARRLGVSRSQAQSLLVDGAVRVEGGAPVQSRRMRTGESIEVAWSGPGISPTPCTLPILYEDDDLVVVNKPRGLAVHPAGQRPVATVVSALLSRGPLAPGAPGRPGVVHRLDAATTGTLVVAKTPAALRGMMDQFRDRAVKKEYLAVVHGAIDADEGTIDGRLERDAARPWRMRVGGTKDARTEFSVVCRRAGQTLLSVRPHTGRTHQIRVHLAAIGHPVVGDRLYGGGQEPLLLHAWRIGFCHPTTGVWVDCEAPPPPEFARWLDARGSTLRQ